From a region of the Xanthomonas rydalmerensis genome:
- a CDS encoding SGNH/GDSL hydrolase family protein, producing the protein MKCPSLLSLAIALCATAAGAVQAATPASTGALEGKVDALYTRAPDTLKPDEVKAMQQRLLDWAQLQRYRADNAALPAPAADAPRVVFYGDSITDAWGRREGTTFFPGKSAYVNRGISGQTTAQMLVRFRQDVIDLKPAVVVILAGTNDLAGNTGLSTLDMIEDNLRSMTELAQAHHIKVVLASVLPVTDYPWRPGLQPAQKVRALNAWMQQYAQQQGAVYLDYYSKLSNRDGGMDKTVAIDGVHPNNAGYAVMAPLAEQAIQRALAKP; encoded by the coding sequence ATGAAATGCCCCTCGCTGTTGTCCCTTGCCATCGCGCTGTGCGCCACTGCCGCAGGCGCCGTGCAGGCGGCAACGCCCGCGTCCACCGGGGCGCTGGAGGGCAAGGTCGATGCGCTGTACACGCGGGCGCCGGACACGCTCAAGCCCGACGAAGTGAAGGCGATGCAGCAGCGGCTGCTGGACTGGGCGCAACTGCAGCGCTACCGCGCCGACAACGCCGCGCTGCCGGCGCCGGCCGCGGACGCGCCGCGCGTGGTGTTCTACGGCGACTCCATCACCGACGCCTGGGGCCGCCGCGAAGGCACCACCTTCTTCCCCGGCAAGTCCGCCTACGTCAATCGCGGCATTTCCGGGCAGACCACCGCGCAGATGCTGGTGCGCTTCCGCCAGGACGTGATCGACCTGAAGCCGGCGGTGGTGGTGATCCTGGCCGGCACCAACGATCTGGCCGGCAACACCGGGCTGTCCACGCTGGACATGATCGAGGACAACCTGCGTTCGATGACCGAACTGGCGCAGGCCCACCACATCAAGGTGGTGCTGGCTTCGGTGCTGCCGGTGACCGACTATCCGTGGCGCCCGGGCCTGCAGCCGGCGCAGAAGGTGCGTGCGCTCAATGCGTGGATGCAGCAGTACGCGCAGCAGCAGGGTGCCGTGTACCTGGATTACTACAGCAAGCTGAGCAACCGCGACGGCGGCATGGACAAGACCGTGGCCATCGACGGCGTGCATCCCAACAACGCTGGCTATGCAGTGATGGCGCCGCTGGCCGAGCAGGCGATCCAGCGCGCGCTCGCAAAGCCCTGA
- a CDS encoding PQQ-binding-like beta-propeller repeat protein yields the protein MAMAQSAGTAAATTDTSAASAQWRSTFSGGTPFATHSLWDSAGGGFLNTRFAPGEWQITPFNAARLKTAWTFTTQGDVSATPTVQGTALYVPDWGGQLYRIDTDLGKAVWQVKLADYTGIAGSLSRNSPAIARDSILVGDQASGTVLAIDKTTGKLLWKTLVESNPQARITASPVIYGDRVYVGVSSGDWGGLTPGYKYSFRGSVAALDLKTGKLLWSFRTAPEGYTGASVWGTLAIDPLRQRVYATTGNNYSVPVDVATCVKNANGDKTAQLACMAPDNYVDSVLALDMRSGKPVWTRRLQGADAWSLSCLVAPTNGLCQDPQGPDYDFSGGGANLFTVIRNGKPQALVGAGQKSGVYWAFDADTGQTVWSTQVGPGGTAGGIEWGSSVDPFAARVYVAINNNEHTPYTLAPGNTETWNAGSWAALDATSGKILWQVKVPGTDPVQTAFGAGGRGPLASSPGLVYAGSMSGAMTVLDAKTGATLWSFDAGGSVSSAPAIVDGAVYWGAGYSRFNFGTGVNKLYKFVPSNRRR from the coding sequence ATGGCGATGGCGCAGTCCGCAGGCACCGCAGCGGCGACGACCGACACCAGCGCCGCCAGCGCACAATGGCGCAGCACCTTCTCCGGCGGCACGCCGTTCGCCACGCACAGCCTCTGGGACAGCGCTGGCGGCGGCTTCCTCAACACCCGCTTCGCGCCCGGCGAATGGCAGATCACCCCGTTCAACGCCGCGCGCCTGAAGACCGCGTGGACCTTCACCACGCAAGGCGACGTCTCGGCCACGCCGACCGTGCAGGGCACGGCGCTGTACGTGCCGGACTGGGGCGGCCAGCTGTATCGCATCGACACCGATCTGGGCAAGGCGGTGTGGCAGGTGAAGCTGGCCGACTACACCGGCATCGCCGGTTCGCTGTCGCGCAACAGCCCGGCGATCGCGCGCGACAGCATCCTGGTCGGCGACCAGGCCAGCGGCACCGTGCTGGCGATCGACAAGACCACCGGTAAGCTGCTGTGGAAAACCCTGGTCGAGTCCAACCCGCAGGCGCGCATCACCGCCTCGCCGGTGATCTACGGCGACCGCGTCTACGTCGGCGTGTCCTCCGGCGACTGGGGTGGCCTGACGCCGGGCTACAAATATTCCTTCCGCGGCAGCGTCGCCGCGCTGGACCTGAAGACCGGCAAGCTGCTGTGGAGCTTCCGCACCGCGCCGGAGGGCTACACCGGTGCGTCGGTGTGGGGCACGCTGGCGATCGATCCGCTGCGTCAGCGCGTCTACGCCACCACCGGCAACAACTACTCGGTGCCGGTCGACGTGGCTACCTGCGTCAAGAACGCCAACGGCGACAAGACCGCGCAACTGGCCTGCATGGCACCGGACAACTACGTCGATTCGGTGCTGGCGCTGGACATGCGCAGCGGCAAGCCGGTGTGGACGCGTCGCCTGCAGGGCGCCGATGCCTGGTCGCTGTCGTGCCTGGTCGCGCCGACCAATGGCCTGTGCCAGGACCCGCAGGGACCCGACTACGACTTCAGCGGCGGCGGCGCCAACCTGTTCACGGTGATCCGCAACGGCAAGCCGCAGGCGCTGGTCGGTGCCGGCCAGAAGAGCGGCGTGTACTGGGCGTTCGATGCCGACACCGGACAGACCGTATGGTCGACCCAGGTCGGCCCGGGCGGCACCGCCGGCGGCATCGAATGGGGCTCGTCGGTGGATCCGTTCGCCGCGCGCGTGTACGTGGCCATCAACAACAACGAGCACACGCCGTACACGCTGGCGCCGGGCAACACCGAGACCTGGAACGCCGGCTCGTGGGCCGCGCTGGATGCGACCAGCGGCAAGATCCTCTGGCAGGTCAAGGTGCCGGGCACCGACCCGGTGCAGACCGCATTCGGCGCCGGCGGCCGCGGCCCGCTCGCGTCGTCGCCGGGCCTGGTCTATGCCGGTTCGATGTCCGGCGCGATGACCGTGCTCGATGCCAAGACCGGCGCCACGCTGTGGAGCTTCGACGCCGGCGGCTCGGTGTCCAGCGCACCGGCGATCGTCGATGGTGCGGTGTACTGGGGCGCGGGCTACAGCCGCTTCAACTTCGGCACCGGCGTCAACAAGCTGTACAAGTTCGTACCGTCGAACCGGCGCCGCTGA